The genomic stretch GTGCGATACCACGTTAATTAAAAGGGAAGCTTATTTCTTCTCCCTATTCCGTCTATCTACGGGAAAGGTAGCTCCAAATACAGCGTTGATTTGGGTAAAAAAGAAATCTTGGCTAGCTCTGCCGTCATTTTCGTGTGTGGTGCGGATATCTGGCATATTTATGTAGCCGCCCTTAAACTCTAATTGCAGGAAGAAGATGTCTGAATTGATTTGGGACCTTCAGTTCCATCACTAAAACATTTTACCTTTCATGCCTTTTGTGGTGGCCAAACTTTGCGCCAGGCCAAAAAAGGTGGTCGCCAGCATGATGACCAGCGTTAGCTTTACTTTCATGTGAGTTGATTGCGAGCGGATTGGATAGGTCCAACCAGGTGGCGAAACTAAGGATTTTGGTGGAGGTAAACCTTAAAAACAACAAAACCCCGCATAATGCGAGGTTTTGTTTGGTGGAGAATATCGGAGTCGAACCGATGACCTTCCCGAATGCGTTCGAGACTCCCTAGCCAGCTGAGCTAATTAGCCATTCTAAGTATTTACGGCTTTTCTTCTTTTTTAACTCCAGTTCTCGCCTTCGGGCGTAAGCAATTTCATCAAAGCTTTCCGAGTATTTCAAAATCCAAGGGACACCACCTTTGGTAGATTTGTTTCTCCCAGAATTGTGCTGCTCTAGGCGGGTTTCTATATCCTGTGTTGAGTCAACATAATAACGACCCCAACTTTCAGAATAAATGATATAAACAAAACCTTGAGGCATAATTCTAAATTACGAAAGGTTTTGGATTTTGAGATTGGCTTTTGGAAATAGGTGGATTAGATACATATGATGAGAACCGGTGACCTTCCCGCAAGCATTCGGGACGCTCAAGCAAGTTGAGCTAATCCTTAAAACGCAAAAAGCCTCTCGTTTCCGAAAGGCTTCTTGATGTGGAGAATATCGGAGTCGAACCGATGACCTCTTGCATGCCATGCAAGCGCTCTAGCCAGCTGAGCTAATCCCCCATTATTTTTAGAACTCATTTAGAAGGGTCGCCCCGATGACCTTCCCGCACGATTGCGGGACGCGTAGCCAGCTGAGCTAATCCCCCATTTTTAGTGGACGGCAAATATATATTATTTTGCTTGTACCGAGCAACAATTTTTGTGGCTCCTATATTTCCACAATGTCCTTGGCCGAAATCCAGCCAATCTTGCCATCAGGCAGTTTTATCTTTTTCCAATTGTCATAAAACTCGGTAACGGTGGCTTTGGTGCCTTCATGCAAAATAAACACGTCTTCGGCTTTTTCACCTGGACCGCTTTTCACGTAAGTACTGGTTGCTGTAACTATTCCTGGGCGGTAGTTTCTAAGATTGTTCAAATGTGCATAGGCCAACCAAAGTGAAATAACTCCCAGAAGGAAACTGAAAATACCAATGGCAAAACCTTGCCTGCGCTTAGTGGTGTAGAGGTAGAAATAAGTTCCCACAAGCGTTATCATCAAAAACACCAAGGCAATCACTCCCCAGGTTCCAGGTTGAAAAGCACGGAATATAGATTGATAGGCCGTTTTAATCATCGGTTCAGGAAGCTTCTCAAAGCGGTCAATAGTGGCTTCGTTGGCAATGCTGAGGTTCTGACGAATGTCATCATCATTGGGCGCCAATCGTGCTGCCCGCTCATAATTAAGAATGGCTTGTGAGAGCTGATTGGTTTTAAAATAAGCATTGGCCATGTTATAATACAAAGCCGCGCTTTCCAGTCCAGCGTCTGTTATGGTTTTGTATTTTTCCAGCGCCTCGTCATATTTTTTCTCTTGATAAAGAGCGTTTCCCTCTTCAAATGTGGCCTTCAAATCTTGGCTGTAGCCAAACTGATACGTGCTGATTAACACTAAAAGGATGAGTAGCTTTTTCATACTTGGCTGTCAATTTTGGTTATCAGCAAAGCTGTTTCTTCATAATCTGCATTGGGCGTACTTCCTGTAGAAGCTGTAAATCGGGCCATTTCTGCTCGGTTCATAATATCGTTTACATGGTCGGCAGTGGGTTTCTCAATTCCCTTTTGCAGGAGTGTATCGTAAATAAGCTCCTTGCTCAATTTGCTTTGCGGAATGCTGAATTTATCAGAAAAGTAGCCCCAAAGCGCTGAGCTCAATTCCAAATAAAACGCTTCGGTATTGTTGGCATCCATTTGCTTTTTGGCAGCGCTCAGGTGCTTGCGAGCCTGCTTACTTGCCTTCAAGCTGCGCGTGTGAGTTACATCTACTTTGCGATTGCTCGTAAACAGGAAAAAGCCAATCATTCCCACGAAAGTGGCCCCAATAGTACCTAGGCTTGCATAAAAGCCTGGACTATTGATAAAGCTTTCACCTTGCTTTTTAAAGCTTCCACTTTTGGTTTTAATGAAGAGAATATCTTTCCCAATAAAGTTTACATCTTCTTTCTCGCCAGAGGCGATTCCTCCAGTTGCTCCGGGCATCGGTTTGCCACCGGTCACGGTTATTTCCCTTTCAGGAGAAGTCAAAGTTTCGTAGCGCTCGGTGCGTGGGTTAAAGAAACTGAACTTGATTTCTGGAATCTTGTACGTGCCGCCATAGCGCGGAATAAGAAGATATTCGTAGGATTTACTTCCGCGCATTCCTGCTCCGTTTACCGCAATATTTTCAGAATATTTTGGGTCATAAGCTTCAAAGGCTGCCGGGATTTCTGGTTTTTCTACTTCTACCAACTTGATGTTTCCGCTACCGGAAATCTTGATGGATAAAGTAACAGATTCATTGGCGGTAAGCTCTTCTCGGCTTAGGGAAACGTCAAGGCTATAATCGCCCACAGCACCATTAAAGTTGGATGGCTTGCCTTTTTCAGGGAGGGCTTTTACCGTAATTCCAGGGAAATTATCCGTAGAAGTTTGCTCAACAGTTTGCGTCATTCTTCTTCCAAAAATGTCGCGCCTGTTGGTGGGTACCGCTGTAGGTAATTTTATTTCAACCAATCCCGGACGAATGCTTCCACTGCGCTGTGGAATAAGTACCATTTGAGCAATAATTCCAGTGTTGAAGCGCTCGCCCTTGTACATTTCCTGATCTTGCTTTATGGTTTTAAGTTCAATGTCATTTTTATAAAAACCAGTAAAATCAGGTTGATCCAAAACTTCAAAGCGCCCGATGTCTGCATTGAAATACAATTTGTAAGAAGCCACAAAAGGTTCACCTTGATAGACCGTGTTTTTGGAAGTAATTACCTTGATAAATGCACTTTTGGCCGCTATCGAATATGGGTCATTCGGATCATCACGTCTTGGACTTTCTTCGCTTATTTTTATTGAAAGAGGCTGCGAGCGATATTCGTTACCATCTACCACAATAGTAGCTGCAGCAATGCTGAGCATCCCGGTGGTTTTGGGTCGCAATACATAGCTTATAGACATTTGCTCGCTACGCTCAAAGTTTATGATTTGTGTGGATTGTGAACGGCTTGGACCTCTGAGCACATAAAAGTCAGAAAGGTCAGGGGCTTCAAAATTTCGGGCCATGGCGTTTACCGTAAACTCGAGTGTAAACTCTTCGTTTCTTCCCACATGGTTTTTGTTCACCTTGGCGGTAAAACGCACTTGTGCCAGCGCCAGTTGCCCAATCAAAAGCAAGCCTATCACCAATATGTTGCGTAACATTTTCATATTACCAGTCCTTTTCTGATTTGATGGGAACTCCCTTAATTTTTTCTTCATTTACTTTTTTCTGCACATCCTGCTCTTCTTTGCTCAAAGCATTTAGCAAGCGCTCAGCATCTTCTCTTGAAATCTGTCCTTTTTTGGGTTGAGGTGGCTGCTTGCCTTCTTGTTCCTCATCCTTTTTATCGTCCCCTTTTCCATCTTTAGGGTCACTCTTGTCATCTTGGTTTTCGTCTTGCTTATCCTGATTTTGCTGATCCTGGTTATCCTTGTTGTCTTGGTTTTTCTGGTCGTTTTTATCCTGATTCTGCTTGTCTTGATCCTCCTTGTCCTGATCCTGGTCGTCCTGATTTTCCTGGTTTTGTTGCTGTTGCTGCTGTTGTTGCAGCTGCTTCATGGTCTTCGCCAGATTATATCGGGTCTCATTGTCTTTCGGGTTCAGCTTCATCGCATTTTTGTACGATTCAATGGCCTCTTTATATTTTTCTTCTTTGGCCAATGAGTTACCCAAATTGTGAAAAGCTTTGGCCTTTTCTTCTTTATCCTGAGCGGTAGCTGCCACTTTTGCAAATTGCTGAGTGGCTTCTTCATAACGCTCTTGTTTGTAAAGAGCATCACCAAGGTTAAAGGCACCCTTTATATCATCTTCCGGTTGAGCCTCCAAAGCCTTGCGATAGTTTACTTCGGCTTCGTCATACTTCCCTTCTTTATAAAGTTGGTTTCCCTCCTTCAGGCCACTGTTGTATTTCTGACCAAAAACGGCCAGTTGTAACAGGCAAAATAATATGCTAAGACTTATTCTCATGCTTCTCAAATAAACCTAATTTTTTAAACCATTGCGTTTTGCGCTCCAATACAAACACATCCAAAATCAATAACAAAAGTGCCAAACCTAAAAACCATTGAAATTGAGATTCGTAATCAGCAAACACGGTAGCTTCAAATTCTTTCTTTTCCATTTCGCTGATGGACTCCATCAAAAACTCTACAACCTCGCGGGTATTGGTCCCATTTACGTAAGCACCATTGGTTTCTGAGGCAATTTCTTTTAGTACGTCAGTGTTTAGTTTAGAAACTACCACTTCACCATTCCTATCTTTCTTATAACCAATATTGCGACCATTTCTCATATCAGGAATTGGCGCCCCACGGTCGGTTCCAATTCCTATGGTAAAGATTTTTATGCCTTGTTCTTTTGCTTTTTCTGCAGCCTCCAGCACGCCTTCTTCATGGTCTTCACCATCGGTAAGAATAACCAGTACGCGATTCTTTTGATCTTCATCATCATAATAGGAGCTAGCCATTTTTAGCGCATCAGCTATGGCAGTTCCCTGCGAAGGGATAATGTCGGTGTCAACTGATTTTAAAAACAAACGGGCCGCACTATAATCGGTGGTGATGGGCAATTGCGGGTAAGCACTACCTGCATAAATTATCATTCCCACACGGTCACTCACCAAATTATCAAGCGTGCGCGAAACCAGTTGTTTGGCTTTCTCCAATCGGTTGGGACGCACATCTTCGGCCAGCATACTTTTACTCACGTCAATGGCAAATACAATGTCCACGCCCTCGCGTTTCACGGTTTCCAGGCTGGTGCCAATTTTTGGGTTAACCAAACCAACACTTAGCGAGGCGATGATGAGCAGCGCCAAAATGAGCTTTATCATTCCTTTGATGCTACTCCTTTCGGGTGCCAATTTTTCCAAAAGCTCAGGGTCACCAAATGACTTTCTGGCTCTTTTTTTCCAAAGTGCCAATGCCAGGTATAGCACAATCACCACCGGAATGATGGCGAGTAAATAGAAGTAATATGGATGGTCGAGTTCGTACATTTTATATAAAACTTCTGTAAACTGTAAATCTTAATAATAGCTCCAAAGCAAATAGAATCAAGGCTGCTAACGCGAAGTTTTCAAATTTCTCATCATAAGAGTAAAATTTCAACTCCTGCAGTTTGGTTCTTTCCAGCTTGTCAATTTCTCCGTAAATCTCGTTCAGCTTATCGTTGTCGGTGGCCCTAAAATATTTCCCGCCCGTTTGATCAGCAATGTTTTTCAAAAGCTCCTCGTCAATATTTACCGGAAGGTTTCTATACATTAAATTGCCACGCATATCATAGGCGTATGGAGTGGGGGCGGTTCCTTTAGTTCCCACACCTATAGTGTAGGCTCTGATTTTAAACTCTTCTGCAAGTTGCGCAGCCGTCATCGGGTCAATATTCCCAGCGTTATTCTCACCATCCGTAAGTAAAATAATCACCTTGCTTTTGGCCTTACTTTCTTTCAATCTGTTTACCGCAGTCGCCAATCCCATACCTATAGCTGTTCCATCCTGAATAAGTCCATTTTTAATATCCTTCATCGTGTTCAGGATAATTTTATGGTCGCTCGTTAGGGGAGTTTGGGTATAGCTTTCGCCAGCATACACCACCATCCCGATGCGGTCATTGGGACGCTCTTGAATAAAATCGGAGGCTACCTTTTTAGTGGCTTCCAATCTGTTTGGACGCAAGTCACGCGACAGCATACTGGTAGAAACATCAATAGCCATAACAATGTCAATTCCTTCGGCTGACTTGGTTTTGGAGTTTTCCTCTGAGGTGCGCGGACGAGCCATGGCTACAATTACCAAAGCAATGGCAATTAGCCGCAAGGCATATAGTAGTGGACGCAATTTTGCCAGCCAATTGGCTCCTTGAGCAGCCAAAAGCGAAGCTCCCGGAAATTTCAATTCAGGCGATTGCTGCTTATTTTTAAACCATTGCCAAACAACCAAAAAGGGAATGATCAGCAGCAGCCACAAAAACTCAATATTTTCAAACTGATAATTCAGCATTTTCTTCTTTTTCCGCGGGTTTAGTTTGTTCTAAAAAGTGTTTTACGGTCACCAGGGCTTCTTCGTTTTGAGATACGCTTGGTTTCTCTTTAGCATATTTTACCAAAGCACTCAGGTGAAGCAATCGGTCGATTTTCTCTTTCAATTCCGTTGCCAGTCGTAGCTCCTTCATTTTGTCAATCAGCTCGTCAGCGGTGCTTTCCATAGCATTGATGTTCATCTGGCGCTCCATATAAAGACGCATCACATCAGTAAGGCGAGAGTAATATTCTTTGATTTTACCAGACTGTAAGAGCTGGTCTTTTTCTATTTCGCTAAGCTGAAGCTGGGCATACTCATACGGTGACATCATTTGCTCTGGCGTAAGTTCTTTGTTGGCTTTGCGCTTTTTCCACCATTTTATGAATAGCCAAATTCCAACGGCCAAAACAATCAGTATCCCAACTCCAATAAGAATAGGCATCCAGTTAAATGGTGGCTCCAGTGGTTCTTTTATATCGTAATAATCTTGCTCCTCAACTAGCTCAGGAAAAGCTACGACCACGGCCACGGCTTGTGAAGAAGCTTCTTCGCCATTGGCTTTTAGCGTAAGCGGTGGAATAGCCACATAGCCACTGTCAAAAGAAGTGAGGGTAAGCTTTTGGCTCAGTTGCCAAATTCCATCTTTTAAAGTTGTGTCAATTTTTGAAATATCTACAAAGTCCAAACCTGAAATGGTGTCTGGAATTATAGGCCATTCAAAGTTGGTCCCTTCATTTACTTCACCTTTTAGCTGTAGCGTAAATTGATCTCCAATTAAAATTCTATTGGTGTCAATTTCCGCTGAAAAGCGCACGGGCTGTGCCCACGCAAGGGTGGTGAATAATAGAGTAAGGATGCTAAACAGTTTCTTCATCGTGCAGATTTTTGTTTAAAGTATCCTAATAATTTTGCGGGGTACGATTCATCAATTCGGATGGAAAGCTGGCCGGAGCCACTTTTTGAAAATGAATTTTTGAAGTAACCGAAGTTTTCATCAAACTGCTTTTTCAACTTTTTGCGCAAAGCTTTGCTACCGGTATTTACCCAATGTACATGCCCAGTTTCCGGATCTTGCAAAGGTAAAACTCCAAGGTTTGGTAACTCTTCTTCACGAGGATCATAAATACGAATGCCCGTCACATCGTGCTTTTGAGCCATTATTTTTAAGGGCTGATTGTAATTATCTCCCATAAAATCAGACAGCACAAAGGCGATGGCTTTCTTTTTTTGAATACCACTGAAAAAGCGCAAAGCTTCTCCAATATCGGTTTTGCTGCTTTTCGGTTCAAGTTCTATCAACTCACGGATGATTCTAAGAATATGAGACTTTCCCTTTTTTGGTGGAATGTATTGTTCAATCTGGTCACTAAAGAAAATGATGCCCACTTTGTCATTATTCTGAATAGCAGAAAACGCAAGCGTAGCACAGATTTCGGTAATCATTTCGCGCTTAAGCTGCACGCGCGAGCCGAAAGATTCGGATCCACTTACATCTACCAAAAGCATAAAAGTAAGCTCACGTTCTTCTTCAAAAACCTTTATATAAGGTTCGTTGAGCTTAGCCGTTACGTTCCAGTCTATTGAGCGGATATCGTCACCAGCCTCATACTTGCGCACTTCGCTAAAGGCCATACCACGTCCTTTAAAGCTACTGTGGTACTCGCCCGAAAATATGTGGTTGGAAAGTCTGCGGGTCTTGATTTCAATCCGCCTTACCTTCTTTATTAATTCTTTAGTATCCATGTTTCAGAATTCAGTTACCAGTTTTCAGTTAGCAGTATTGCAAACTGCCCTTTGCTAATTGCAAAACTGTAGGCTATGGTACTTCAACACGATCCAGGATTTGACTAATAATGTCTTCGCTGGTTACGTTTTCGGCTTCAGCCTCATAGGTGATTCCGATACGGTGACGAAGCACATCATGCGCCACGGCACGCACATCTTCAGGAATTACGTAGCCTCTTCTCTTAATAAAGGCATACACACGGGCGGTATTTGCCAAGCCGATGCTACCACGAGGTGAAGCTCCAAAGCTGATTAATGGCTTCAAAGAATTTAAGCGGTAATCTTCAGGGTTACGTGTGGCAAAAACTATGTCAAGAATGTATTTCTCAATTTTTTCATCCATATATACATCCTTCACGCGCTTACGTGCGTTTAGGATTGTATCCGTATTTACCACTGCTTTTATAGGTTCTGCGCCTCCACTCAGGTTTTGACGCATGATCAACCTTTCGTCCTCAAGCTTCGGATAAGTGATAACGGTTTTAAGCATAAAACGGTCACTCTGCGCTTCAGGCAAAGGATAAGTTCCTTCTTGCTCTACAGGGTTTTGCGTGGCCAATACCAAAAACGGTTCTGGGAGTTTATAAGTGTTTTCACCAATAGTTACCTGTCTTTCCTGCATGGCTTCAAGCAGTGCACTTTGCACTTTAGCTGGAGCACGGTTGATCTCATCTGCCAATACAAAGTTTGAGAAGATGGGCCCTTTCTTTATGGCAAACTCATTCTTCTGCATATTGTAAATCTGAGTACCGATTACATCAGAAGGCAGAAGATCAGGAGTAAACTGAATACGGCTAAAATCAGCCTGAATAGCCTTTGCCAAAGAGTTAATGGCAAGCGTTTTTGCAAGCCCCGGAACACCTTCTAATAAAATGTGTCCGTTTCCTAAAAGAGCAAGCAACAATCGCTCGAGCATCGTTTTTTGCCCAATAATGGATTTGTTGATCTCCATTAACAGGAGGTCTATAAATGCACTCTCTTCCTTGATGATTTCGTTAAGTTCTTGAATTTCAGAGCTTGTACGGGTTGTTTCCATGATTGTATTTCTCTTTATGCTTATCGCAAAAGTATTGTTTTATCAAAATGTTAATGTAGCAGATTTGTTTACGCGAATTTGTCTCGAAAATTTTAAGCTTGTAGTTAAAATCTTGTTAAAATCTGAAAAAGCCTCAAAATTATTTAGACTGGTTTTAAAGTAAAAACAGGGTCATCTAATGTTATGAAGTCTTAATGATGATGATTTACTGTATAAGCAACTGAAAATAAAAAGGGTGTGTCTAAAAACAGGGGTAAGGTATATGAGAATTTTCTAATTTAATTTAACATGAGTGCTCATATTTAACTTTGAATGTGGTTTTATTTAAATTGGTCTTAAGCCCTCCTTAACGTACTCGTTGGAGTTTTGTGCTCACAACACATAAATCTCTGATGATGAAAAAAACATTACTTTCAGCTTTAGTGGCCATAGGAACTATAGGCGCAGCTGAAGCACAAATCAAATTTGACCCAAGTATAGATACAGCATGGGCTCCAATTGAGGCAAAGTTGCCACAATCTCCATTAAAGACTCAAGTTCTTTTTATTGGTGGTTACCATATGGTACAAACTACTGATGTATATGGAAACAATGCCGGTGAAGCACTTGCCAAGCAATGGCATGACTTTATCGGAATTACACCTGACAATTCTGGTAGCGGAGATTTAGGTTGGGTTACGGTAAGCCATGAGATGATAACTTCTAATGACAGCATCGGTGACGGTGGTGGTATGACGGTTTTTAAAGTGAAGAGAGATCCAAATACTGATTCACTAATCATTGTTGATCAAACCTTAGCTGATGGTCGTTCAGGAAAATTTTTCAACGTTGACTTTGTAAGCACCGTAGGTGAAACAGGTATGAACTGTGGAGGTATTGTATCTCCTGATGGAAGAGTTTGGACAGCAGAAGAGTGGTGGCAAAGTAGTCTTGCTTCAACTTTTAGAGATACTGTAGATTTTACCATTGGTACTACTGCTCCAGCAGGTTTTCCAGGTTTTAATGGTCAAACTATTGACAGAGTAGAGAACCTGAATTACATGGTAGAGATTGATCCAAAGCAAGCTAAGGCGGTACGTAAGCAGTACAACTGGGGTCGTCAGCCTTTTGAAGGTGGCGTTATAATGGCAGATAACAAAACCGTATATCTTGGTGCAGATAATACTCCTGCAATTTTCACAAAGTTTGTGGCTAACACAGCAGGTGACTTTACCACTGGTACTACATATGCTTATAAGCACGATGCTTCAGGGAGCAACTGGATTCAGATGGATAATACCAACCTTACAGAAATGTTGAACTTTACTGATTCAGCTATCGTAAGAGGCGCTACAATGTTTAACCGTTTGGAGTGGGTAACAAAATCAGGAGGGAAAGTTTACTTCACGGAAACTGGTCGTGCAAACCCAGGAAGCCGTTGGACTGGTAGTTTGGCTAATGGTGGAGTATTTGCTCCTCACCATATCACTCGTGCTACTGCGCAAGGTACTACTCCTGATGCTACAGCTTACGAAGATTATTACGGGAGAGTATTGGTTTATGACCCAACTACAGACGATGTAACTGTGCACCTGGAGGGAGGTCCTGATTTTGCAACTAGCCCTGCTGTAAATGCTTATCCAGCGGTACACCTTTCTAATCCTGATGGAATTGGTACAATTACCATTAATGGTCAAGATTACTTGCTTATTCAAGAAG from Owenweeksia hongkongensis DSM 17368 encodes the following:
- a CDS encoding SH3 domain-containing protein produces the protein MKKLLILLVLISTYQFGYSQDLKATFEEGNALYQEKKYDEALEKYKTITDAGLESAALYYNMANAYFKTNQLSQAILNYERAARLAPNDDDIRQNLSIANEATIDRFEKLPEPMIKTAYQSIFRAFQPGTWGVIALVFLMITLVGTYFYLYTTKRRQGFAIGIFSFLLGVISLWLAYAHLNNLRNYRPGIVTATSTYVKSGPGEKAEDVFILHEGTKATVTEFYDNWKKIKLPDGKIGWISAKDIVEI
- a CDS encoding AAA family ATPase is translated as METTRTSSEIQELNEIIKEESAFIDLLLMEINKSIIGQKTMLERLLLALLGNGHILLEGVPGLAKTLAINSLAKAIQADFSRIQFTPDLLPSDVIGTQIYNMQKNEFAIKKGPIFSNFVLADEINRAPAKVQSALLEAMQERQVTIGENTYKLPEPFLVLATQNPVEQEGTYPLPEAQSDRFMLKTVITYPKLEDERLIMRQNLSGGAEPIKAVVNTDTILNARKRVKDVYMDEKIEKYILDIVFATRNPEDYRLNSLKPLISFGASPRGSIGLANTARVYAFIKRRGYVIPEDVRAVAHDVLRHRIGITYEAEAENVTSEDIISQILDRVEVP
- a CDS encoding GIY-YIG nuclease family protein, with the translated sequence MPQGFVYIIYSESWGRYYVDSTQDIETRLEQHNSGRNKSTKGGVPWILKYSESFDEIAYARRRELELKKKKSRKYLEWLISSAG
- a CDS encoding VWA domain-containing protein is translated as MYELDHPYYFYLLAIIPVVIVLYLALALWKKRARKSFGDPELLEKLAPERSSIKGMIKLILALLIIASLSVGLVNPKIGTSLETVKREGVDIVFAIDVSKSMLAEDVRPNRLEKAKQLVSRTLDNLVSDRVGMIIYAGSAYPQLPITTDYSAARLFLKSVDTDIIPSQGTAIADALKMASSYYDDEDQKNRVLVILTDGEDHEEGVLEAAEKAKEQGIKIFTIGIGTDRGAPIPDMRNGRNIGYKKDRNGEVVVSKLNTDVLKEIASETNGAYVNGTNTREVVEFLMESISEMEKKEFEATVFADYESQFQWFLGLALLLLILDVFVLERKTQWFKKLGLFEKHENKS
- a CDS encoding alkaline phosphatase PhoX, which produces MMKKTLLSALVAIGTIGAAEAQIKFDPSIDTAWAPIEAKLPQSPLKTQVLFIGGYHMVQTTDVYGNNAGEALAKQWHDFIGITPDNSGSGDLGWVTVSHEMITSNDSIGDGGGMTVFKVKRDPNTDSLIIVDQTLADGRSGKFFNVDFVSTVGETGMNCGGIVSPDGRVWTAEEWWQSSLASTFRDTVDFTIGTTAPAGFPGFNGQTIDRVENLNYMVEIDPKQAKAVRKQYNWGRQPFEGGVIMADNKTVYLGADNTPAIFTKFVANTAGDFTTGTTYAYKHDASGSNWIQMDNTNLTEMLNFTDSAIVRGATMFNRLEWVTKSGGKVYFTETGRANPGSRWTGSLANGGVFAPHHITRATAQGTTPDATAYEDYYGRVLVYDPTTDDVTVHLEGGPDFATSPAVNAYPAVHLSNPDGIGTITINGQDYLLIQEDLNQTDHGSMPAGKGTTCEMYMLDASIASPTLNDLTRLVVGPEGAEITGAVGTADGKTILVNIQHPNSTHPFPYNNSVTLAITGFDENTVSNLEYEMTNNFSVYPNPTTRMLNFSRPSDVAVYDNQGKRIRVYRGQASIDVSDLTPGVYFIQNDEGQTMKFIVE
- a CDS encoding BatD family protein: MKKLFSILTLLFTTLAWAQPVRFSAEIDTNRILIGDQFTLQLKGEVNEGTNFEWPIIPDTISGLDFVDISKIDTTLKDGIWQLSQKLTLTSFDSGYVAIPPLTLKANGEEASSQAVAVVVAFPELVEEQDYYDIKEPLEPPFNWMPILIGVGILIVLAVGIWLFIKWWKKRKANKELTPEQMMSPYEYAQLQLSEIEKDQLLQSGKIKEYYSRLTDVMRLYMERQMNINAMESTADELIDKMKELRLATELKEKIDRLLHLSALVKYAKEKPSVSQNEEALVTVKHFLEQTKPAEKEENAELSV
- a CDS encoding BatD family protein; this translates as MKMLRNILVIGLLLIGQLALAQVRFTAKVNKNHVGRNEEFTLEFTVNAMARNFEAPDLSDFYVLRGPSRSQSTQIINFERSEQMSISYVLRPKTTGMLSIAAATIVVDGNEYRSQPLSIKISEESPRRDDPNDPYSIAAKSAFIKVITSKNTVYQGEPFVASYKLYFNADIGRFEVLDQPDFTGFYKNDIELKTIKQDQEMYKGERFNTGIIAQMVLIPQRSGSIRPGLVEIKLPTAVPTNRRDIFGRRMTQTVEQTSTDNFPGITVKALPEKGKPSNFNGAVGDYSLDVSLSREELTANESVTLSIKISGSGNIKLVEVEKPEIPAAFEAYDPKYSENIAVNGAGMRGSKSYEYLLIPRYGGTYKIPEIKFSFFNPRTERYETLTSPEREITVTGGKPMPGATGGIASGEKEDVNFIGKDILFIKTKSGSFKKQGESFINSPGFYASLGTIGATFVGMIGFFLFTSNRKVDVTHTRSLKASKQARKHLSAAKKQMDANNTEAFYLELSSALWGYFSDKFSIPQSKLSKELIYDTLLQKGIEKPTADHVNDIMNRAEMARFTASTGSTPNADYEETALLITKIDSQV
- a CDS encoding DUF58 domain-containing protein; this translates as MDTKELIKKVRRIEIKTRRLSNHIFSGEYHSSFKGRGMAFSEVRKYEAGDDIRSIDWNVTAKLNEPYIKVFEEERELTFMLLVDVSGSESFGSRVQLKREMITEICATLAFSAIQNNDKVGIIFFSDQIEQYIPPKKGKSHILRIIRELIELEPKSSKTDIGEALRFFSGIQKKKAIAFVLSDFMGDNYNQPLKIMAQKHDVTGIRIYDPREEELPNLGVLPLQDPETGHVHWVNTGSKALRKKLKKQFDENFGYFKNSFSKSGSGQLSIRIDESYPAKLLGYFKQKSAR
- a CDS encoding vWA domain-containing protein, translated to MLNYQFENIEFLWLLLIIPFLVVWQWFKNKQQSPELKFPGASLLAAQGANWLAKLRPLLYALRLIAIALVIVAMARPRTSEENSKTKSAEGIDIVMAIDVSTSMLSRDLRPNRLEATKKVASDFIQERPNDRIGMVVYAGESYTQTPLTSDHKIILNTMKDIKNGLIQDGTAIGMGLATAVNRLKESKAKSKVIILLTDGENNAGNIDPMTAAQLAEEFKIRAYTIGVGTKGTAPTPYAYDMRGNLMYRNLPVNIDEELLKNIADQTGGKYFRATDNDKLNEIYGEIDKLERTKLQELKFYSYDEKFENFALAALILFALELLLRFTVYRSFI
- a CDS encoding tetratricopeptide repeat protein produces the protein MRISLSILFCLLQLAVFGQKYNSGLKEGNQLYKEGKYDEAEVNYRKALEAQPEDDIKGAFNLGDALYKQERYEEATQQFAKVAATAQDKEEKAKAFHNLGNSLAKEEKYKEAIESYKNAMKLNPKDNETRYNLAKTMKQLQQQQQQQQNQENQDDQDQDKEDQDKQNQDKNDQKNQDNKDNQDQQNQDKQDENQDDKSDPKDGKGDDKKDEEQEGKQPPQPKKGQISREDAERLLNALSKEEQDVQKKVNEEKIKGVPIKSEKDW